The following are encoded in a window of Streptomyces sp. Go-475 genomic DNA:
- a CDS encoding immune inhibitor A domain-containing protein: protein MTSRPWTFRAAAIGVALAAATATLSAHGVAQADDHTSAPRPTTVDRRDPADHQHDEHDLEGPLSKTQEAQRQEALNQVISGKATVRNREGSKVVQLKSKKGDSKYVELGREKTDKIFTILVEFGDQIDSRYGGTPGPLHNQIPKPDRKKDNSTAWRADYDREYFEDLYFGTGKNTESVKKYYEKQSSGRYSVEGEVSDWVKVPYNEARYGNNACGDTNCPSVWNVVSDGLNAWVSQQKAAGKTDAEIKADVKQYDQWDRYDFDGDGDFNESDGYIDHFQVVHAGEDESAGGGAQGEDAIWAHRWYAFGTDAGATGPENNKLGGAKIGDTGIWVGDYTVQPENGGLGVYAHEYGHDLGLPDHYDTAGGENSTGFWTLMSSGSWLGTGKNEIGDLPGDMTAWDKLQLGWLNYDRAKAGVDSWHKLGVAEYNTKHKQALVVELPKKAVTTRLVTPAQGATQWWSGSGNNLKNTLTRSVDLTGKTSASLTLDGWYEIEANYDHLYAEVSTDGGANWTALDGTVDGRPIPRDGSDKPALSGAVDGYKKLAYSLDAYAGKKFDLRFRYQTDGGLAMKGFTADRIAVTADGATVFSDDAESADAAWTAKGFSRMGESFTKDYAQYYIAENRQYVSYDKTLKAGPYNFGFTDTRPDWVEHYAYQNGLLIWKWDTSQADNNTSEHPGTGLLLPIDSHPTPMKWADGTLMRNRIQSYDAPFSTFRTDGMTLHKAGVATRIPSSKGVPVFNDRTHDYYDESNDAAGVKITDTNTKIKILKEAGDGSTIELEVGPAVK, encoded by the coding sequence GTGACCAGCAGACCCTGGACGTTCAGAGCGGCTGCCATCGGTGTGGCGCTCGCGGCGGCCACCGCCACCCTCTCGGCCCACGGCGTGGCCCAGGCGGACGACCACACCTCCGCTCCCCGGCCCACCACCGTGGACCGGCGCGACCCGGCGGATCACCAGCACGACGAGCACGACCTCGAAGGCCCGCTGAGCAAGACCCAGGAGGCGCAGCGCCAGGAGGCCCTGAACCAGGTCATCTCCGGCAAGGCCACGGTCAGGAACCGTGAGGGCTCGAAGGTCGTCCAGCTCAAGAGCAAGAAGGGCGACAGCAAGTACGTCGAGCTCGGCCGCGAGAAGACCGACAAGATCTTCACGATCCTGGTCGAGTTCGGCGACCAGATAGACAGCCGCTACGGCGGCACCCCGGGTCCCCTGCACAACCAGATACCCAAGCCGGACCGCAAGAAGGACAACTCCACGGCCTGGCGCGCGGACTACGACCGCGAGTACTTCGAGGACCTCTACTTCGGCACCGGCAAGAACACCGAGTCGGTGAAGAAGTACTACGAGAAGCAGTCCTCCGGCCGTTACTCGGTCGAGGGCGAGGTCTCCGACTGGGTCAAGGTCCCCTACAACGAGGCCCGTTACGGCAACAACGCCTGCGGCGACACCAACTGCCCGAGCGTGTGGAACGTCGTCAGCGACGGTCTGAACGCGTGGGTCTCCCAGCAGAAGGCAGCTGGGAAGACCGACGCCGAGATCAAGGCGGACGTCAAGCAGTACGACCAGTGGGACCGCTACGACTTCGACGGCGACGGCGACTTCAACGAGTCCGACGGCTACATCGACCACTTCCAGGTCGTGCACGCAGGCGAGGACGAGTCCGCGGGCGGCGGCGCCCAGGGCGAGGACGCGATCTGGGCCCACCGCTGGTACGCCTTCGGCACCGACGCCGGCGCCACCGGCCCCGAGAACAACAAGCTCGGCGGCGCGAAGATCGGCGACACCGGCATCTGGGTCGGCGACTACACCGTCCAGCCGGAGAACGGCGGACTCGGCGTCTACGCCCACGAGTACGGGCACGACCTCGGCCTGCCCGACCACTACGACACCGCGGGCGGCGAGAACTCCACCGGTTTCTGGACGCTGATGTCGTCCGGTTCCTGGCTGGGCACCGGCAAGAACGAGATCGGCGACCTGCCCGGCGACATGACCGCCTGGGACAAGCTCCAGCTGGGCTGGCTGAACTACGACCGCGCCAAGGCGGGTGTCGACTCCTGGCACAAGCTGGGCGTGGCGGAGTACAACACCAAGCACAAGCAGGCCCTGGTGGTGGAGCTGCCCAAGAAGGCCGTCACCACCCGGCTGGTCACCCCGGCCCAGGGCGCCACCCAGTGGTGGAGCGGCAGCGGCAACAACCTGAAGAACACGCTGACCCGCTCCGTCGACCTGACCGGGAAGACGTCGGCGTCGCTGACCCTCGACGGCTGGTACGAGATCGAGGCCAACTACGACCACCTCTACGCCGAGGTCTCGACCGACGGCGGCGCCAACTGGACCGCCCTGGACGGCACCGTGGACGGCAGGCCGATCCCGCGGGACGGCAGCGACAAGCCGGCCCTGAGCGGCGCGGTCGACGGCTACAAGAAGCTGGCGTACTCCCTGGACGCCTACGCGGGCAAGAAGTTCGACCTGCGCTTCCGCTACCAGACCGACGGCGGCCTGGCGATGAAGGGCTTCACGGCCGACCGGATCGCCGTGACCGCCGACGGCGCCACCGTCTTCTCCGACGACGCCGAGTCCGCGGACGCGGCCTGGACGGCGAAGGGCTTCTCCCGCATGGGCGAGTCCTTCACCAAGGACTACGCGCAGTACTACATCGCGGAGAACCGCCAGTACGTGTCGTACGACAAGACCCTCAAGGCCGGCCCGTACAACTTCGGCTTCACCGACACCCGTCCGGACTGGGTGGAGCACTACGCGTACCAGAACGGCCTGCTGATCTGGAAGTGGGACACCTCCCAGGCGGACAACAACACCAGCGAGCACCCGGGCACCGGTCTGCTGCTGCCGATCGACTCGCACCCGACGCCCATGAAGTGGGCCGACGGCACGCTGATGCGCAACCGCATCCAGAGCTACGACGCGCCGTTCAGCACGTTCCGCACGGACGGCATGACGCTGCACAAGGCGGGCGTGGCGACCCGCATCCCGTCGTCGAAGGGCGTGCCGGTCTTCAACGACCGCACCCACGACTACTACGACGAGTCGAACGACGCCGCCGGCGTCAAGATCACTGACACCAACACCAAAATCAAGATCCTCAAGGAGGCCGGCGACGGCTCGACGATCGAGCTCGAGGTCGGCCCCGCGGTGAAGTAG
- a CDS encoding RDD family protein, giving the protein MSSEPPPGSGQQPPEDDPLRKRPPSEPPGEGTGGPHDGSGLPPYPGEGPYGDGPYGGGAHGDGPSGGGPYGGGPSGGGPYGGGPYGGGPYGGGPYGGGPYPDAPVSGLPPLADGAKRTLARVIDLILVGAVMWLLTWGLGVNEYDVDTDRIDVAQSLWRSVVAAVLYVAYDTVLTARTGQTLGKKLLGLRVVDLDSTATPSAQNALTRAAVLWLPATLCCPCLWLVICGGWSFFNEPYKQGLHDKAAKTVVVSAN; this is encoded by the coding sequence ATGAGCAGTGAACCGCCCCCCGGCTCCGGTCAGCAGCCCCCGGAAGACGACCCGCTCAGAAAACGGCCCCCGAGCGAGCCGCCCGGCGAGGGCACGGGCGGCCCGCACGACGGCAGCGGACTCCCGCCGTACCCCGGCGAAGGCCCTTACGGCGACGGCCCGTACGGCGGTGGTGCTCACGGAGATGGCCCATCCGGTGGCGGCCCGTACGGCGGTGGCCCATCCGGTGGCGGCCCGTACGGCGGTGGACCGTACGGCGGTGGTCCTTACGGCGGTGGTCCCTACGGCGGCGGCCCCTACCCCGACGCCCCCGTCTCCGGCCTGCCCCCGCTCGCCGACGGCGCCAAACGCACCCTCGCCCGCGTCATCGACCTGATCCTCGTCGGCGCCGTCATGTGGCTGCTCACCTGGGGCCTCGGCGTCAACGAGTACGACGTGGACACCGACCGCATCGACGTCGCCCAGTCCCTCTGGCGGTCCGTGGTCGCCGCCGTCCTGTACGTCGCCTACGACACCGTCCTGACCGCCAGGACGGGCCAGACCCTCGGCAAGAAACTGCTGGGCCTCCGGGTGGTCGACCTCGACAGCACCGCCACACCCTCCGCGCAGAACGCGCTGACGCGCGCGGCGGTGCTGTGGCTCCCGGCCACCTTGTGCTGCCCCTGCCTCTGGCTCGTGATCTGCGGCGGCTGGAGCTTCTTCAACGAGCCCTACAAGCAGGGCCTGCACGACAAGGCGGCCAAAACGGTCGTGGTCAGCGCGAATTGA